In Methylobacterium sp. WL1, the sequence CGGGCCGTGCGGCTTTTGGCGCCGCATCGGGGATCGGACGATTTTTGTAGCATTCGGCGTGATGAATACAATGTGCATCCGACCAATGTGCGAAACACCGGCGGACTGATCGATAGAATTGGCCCAGCCGGGGGGCTGTTCGGTCAGCGGGTGCCGTACATCCGGTCCCCTGCATCGCCCAGGCCCGGCACGATGTAGCCATGGTCGTTCAGATGGCTGTCGATCGCAGCCGTCCAGATCGGGACGTCGGGATGCGCGGCCTGGAACTTCGCCAGACCCTCCGGGGCGGCCAACAGGCAGACGAAGCGTAGGTCCGAAGCTCCGCGGGCCTTCAACCGGTCGAGCGCCGCGATGGCGGAATTCGCGGTGGCGAGCATCGGGTCGAGCACCAGCACGGTTCGGTCGGCGAGATCGGACGGGGCCTTGAAGTAATACTCGACCGCCTCCAGCGTCTCGGGATCGCGGTACAGCCCGACATGGGCGACCCGGGCCGAGGGCACCAGCGACAGCATCCCGTCGAGGAAACCGACACCCGCCCGCAGGATGGGCGCGAAAACCAATTTCTTGCCCTGGATCTGGCGGCCCTCCATCGGCTGGATCGGCGTCTCGATCGTGACGGGTTCCAGCGGCAGGTCCCGCGTCACCTCGTAGGCGAGCAGCATGCCGATCTCGTTCAGCAGCTGGCGAAACCCCTTTGTCGAGCGGTTCTTGTCCCGCAGATAGGTGAGCTTGTGCTGCACCAGGGGGTGATCGACCACCGTGACCCGACTCGCCGGCATCGCACATCCCTCCACCCCAGAGGGGCAGGAATGCAGGAGCGGACGCCCGGGCGCAACGTGACACGCCGCGAATACACCTATTCAGGCCCGATCGAGGCCGCGCGTTGACTGGAACCCGGAATGACGTTGGCGTGGCGCAGCGGTCGGGTGACGACGCGTCTGCGCGCCTGACCCTTAAAAAACCGACCTCATTCTGATAAAGACCCAAACTCATTTTGACGTGATGCTCTTTTGAATCTATCAAACATACGTATCCGAAGCATATGTCGTCAGATTTGAAATCTAAATAAACAGATTAAATAGCGAAGACGCTCAATTCTGCGTCAATCAAATCGTTGATCGTCTGAAACAGAAATTGACGCCAAACATTACCCGCCGACTTTTCAAAGACACACCCCATCTGCTAGCTGACGCTATCATCCGGGTATCGGTTCAAAGCCATGCGCCTCACCGTTTCACTCAAGACCACGCTTGCAGCCATATTTGGATTGTTCGCCCTGCTCGCGGCAGGTCAGGGAAGTCTATCGATCATCGAGCTTGCCGACATTCGGCATGCGATGACGGAGGTCGCGAGCAACTGGCTTCCGTCGGTATCGCGGATCAACGCAGTCG encodes:
- the upp gene encoding uracil phosphoribosyltransferase gives rise to the protein MPASRVTVVDHPLVQHKLTYLRDKNRSTKGFRQLLNEIGMLLAYEVTRDLPLEPVTIETPIQPMEGRQIQGKKLVFAPILRAGVGFLDGMLSLVPSARVAHVGLYRDPETLEAVEYYFKAPSDLADRTVLVLDPMLATANSAIAALDRLKARGASDLRFVCLLAAPEGLAKFQAAHPDVPIWTAAIDSHLNDHGYIVPGLGDAGDRMYGTR